The proteins below come from a single Ictalurus punctatus breed USDA103 chromosome 29, Coco_2.0, whole genome shotgun sequence genomic window:
- the LOC124626561 gene encoding C-type mannose receptor 2, whose protein sequence is MLTLVTWPDAQSYCRVMYTDLATILSDTDWLRFEKEAASKGLATSAWVGLYNDFSSWRWSLNDLPLTSVTYTNWSTGQPDNSDGKDACVLIGYYNSWWDEQCTRLLPFICYNANFSGAARFIGIRSPYMTWPQAQTYCRTHHTDLASSLNSSDNDMLLQVKKIQGDSWIGLYTGTWKWSDGTNASNIPWAPGEPDNYWGYEYCAVVYNGLFYDERCANLHYFFCHTIYPARSQIMRLQVKSDGSVFDPAVQSSILDQIKQKLEEKGMLENTTVTWKVQPDGNIFHKKKDDL, encoded by the exons ATGCTGACACTGGTGACCTGGCCTGATGCACAGAGTTACTGCAGGGTGATGTACACTGACCTGGCAACCATCCTAAGTGATACTGATTGGCTACGATTTGAGAAAGAAGCAGCAAGCAAAGGTCTGGCAACATCTGCCTGGGTCGGATTGTACAATGATTTCAGTAGCTGGCGCTGGTCCTTAAACGATCTCCCACTGACGAGTGTCACTTATACCAATTGGAGCACTGGACAGCCTGATAATAGTGATGGAAAAGATGCATGTGTTCTAATAGGTTACTATAATTCATGGTGGGATGAACAATGTACAAGACTACTGCCTTTCATATGCTACAATG ctaATTTCAGTGGTGCTGCCAGGTTCATCGGCATCAGAAGTCCTTATATGACCTGGCCTCAAGCTCAAACTTACTGCCGAACACATCACACAGACTTGGCCAGCTCTCTTAACAGCTCAGACAACGACATGTTACTGCAGGTGAAGAAGATCCAGGGTGATTCCTGGATTGGGCTTTACACAGGCACTTGGAAGTGGTCAGACGGGACCAACGCTTCAAACATCCCATGGGCTCCTGGAGAACCGGATAATTATTGGGGTTACGAGTACTGTGCAGTGGTTTATAACGGACTGTTCTACGATGAACGATGCGCCAACCTGCACTATTTCTTCTGTCACACCA tTTACCCAGCGAGGAGTCAGATAATGAGACTGCAGGTGAAGTCTGATGGGAGTGTGTTTGATCCTGCTGTGCAGTCGTCCATTTTAGATCAG ATCAAACAGAAACTGGAGGAAAAAGGCATGTTGGAGAACACCACAGTGACCTGGAAGGTGCAGCCAGATGGAAACATCTTCCACAAGAAAAAGGATGATCTGTAA
- the LOC108260516 gene encoding macrophage mannose receptor 1: MELLLGCPSIMKLNLFLLFLTACLVPVTVSILRTVPPNYNLMMTLVTWPDAQNYCRVMYTDLATILSDTDWLRFEKKPASKGLTTSAWVGLYNDLNSWRWSLNDLPLTSVTYTNWVPGQPNNRLGKQACGIIGDSNGYIGWIDRPCTELNSFICYNANFSGAARFIGISSSYLTWPQAQTYCRTHHTDLASSLNSSDDDMLLQVRDKQGDSWIGLYTGTWKWSDGTNASNIPWAPGQPDNAGGYEYCAVVNNGLFYDERCANLHYFFCHTIYPARGQIMRLQVKSDGSVFDPAVQSSILDQIKQKLEEKGMLENTTVTWKVQPDGNIFHKKKDDL, from the exons ATGGAGCTGCTGCTGGG CTGTCCGTCCATCATGAAGCTGAATCTGTTTCTCCTGTTTCTCACTG CATGTCTGGTCCCAGTCACTGTATCCATCCTGAGAACCGTCCCTCCCAATTATAACCTGATGATGACACTGGTGACCTGGCCTGACGCACAGAATTACTGCAGGGTCATGTACACTGACCTGGCAACCATCCTAAGTGATACTGATTGGCTACGATTTGAGAAAAAACCAGCAAGTAAAGGTCTGACAACATCTGCCTGGGTCGGATTGTACAATGATCTCAATAGCTGGCGCTGGTCCTTAAACGATCTCCCACTGACGAGTGTCACTTATACCAATTGGGTCCCTGGACAGCCTAATAATCGTCTTGGAAAACAAGCATGTGGTATAATAGGTGACAGTAATGGATATATTGGATGGATTGACAGACCATGTACAGAACTAAACTCCTTCATATGCTACAATG ctaATTTCAGTGGTGCTGCCAGGTTCATCGGCATCAGTAGTTCTTATTTAACCTGGCCTCAAGCTCAAACTTACTGCCGAACACATCACACAGACTTGGCCAGCTCTCTTAACAGTTCAGACGACGACATGTTACTGCAGGTGAGGGATAAACAGGGTGATTCCTGGATTGGGCTTTACACAGGCACTTGGAAGTGGTCAGACGGGACCAACGCTTCAAACATCCCATGGGCTCCTGGACAACCTGATAATGCTGGGGGTTACGAGTACTGTGCAGTGGTTAATAACGGACTGTTCTACGATGAACGATGCGCCAACCTGCACTATTTCTTCTGTCACACCA tTTACCCAGCGAGGGGTCAGATAATGAGACTGCAGGTGAAGTCTGATGGGAGTGTGTTTGATCCTGCTGTGCAGTCGTCCATTTTAGATCAG ATCAAACAGAAACTGGAGGAAAAAGGCATGTTGGAGAACACCACAGTGACCTGGAAGGTGCAGCCAGATGGAAACATCTTCCACAAGAAAAAGGATGATCTGTAA